In Bartonella machadoae, a single genomic region encodes these proteins:
- a CDS encoding dihydrofolate reductase, translating to MTLPICLIAAVAENGVIGREGAMPWHLSTDLQRFKALTFGKPIIMGRKTWDSLGRPLPGRANIVITRNPAFIAEGAVIVHSLFEACSVAKKEALQNGAEEIFIIGGGEIFQQGLHIADKIFLTEVLASIEGDSFFPALNKDKWTIVQTQYISEGDKDSHATRFVVYERR from the coding sequence ATGACTTTACCAATTTGTTTAATTGCAGCTGTTGCAGAAAATGGTGTTATCGGTCGTGAAGGTGCGATGCCTTGGCATTTATCAACAGATTTGCAACGCTTTAAAGCTTTGACTTTTGGTAAACCCATTATTATGGGGCGAAAAACTTGGGACTCTCTTGGACGTCCTTTACCAGGGCGTGCAAATATCGTTATTACGCGTAATCCTGCTTTCATAGCTGAAGGTGCTGTTATTGTGCACTCTTTATTTGAGGCTTGTTCTGTTGCAAAAAAAGAAGCTTTGCAAAATGGTGCAGAGGAAATTTTTATTATTGGTGGTGGAGAAATCTTTCAACAGGGATTACATATTGCTGATAAAATATTCCTTACAGAAGTTTTAGCTTCTATTGAAGGGGATAGTTTTTTTCCTGCTTTGAATAAAGACAAGTGGACGATTGTACAAACGCAATATATCTCCGAAGGAGATAAAGACAGCCATGCAACACGTTTTGTAGTTTATGAGCGAAGATAA
- the hflC gene encoding protease modulator HflC yields MQQSRFLFIFSTIVFLLMVLWMSVFIVYPRQQIAIKRFGQIVKVESNPGIYLKVPFVDKMVVVDNRLLRYDVPTQSVQVRGGAYYEVDAFFIYRIMDPKLFLQRIASGRPQIAARENLAPRFIDALRAVYGKREFRAALSDERGAMMAEVQRQFSVDAGSLGITIVDVRIRKTDLTDAVSEDVYRQMAAEREAVAENIRARGQQERDRIVAEANREYEEIVAAARRDAEITRGEGQAESIRLLLSARNANPSFYDFWLAMEQYKNLERIPMVISPNEDFFFYFRNPQQEKKKNSSAMNMSIGKTETKLVGE; encoded by the coding sequence ATGCAGCAATCTCGTTTCTTGTTTATTTTTAGTACTATCGTTTTTCTTTTGATGGTTCTATGGATGTCTGTTTTTATTGTTTATCCTCGTCAACAAATAGCCATTAAGCGTTTTGGGCAAATTGTAAAGGTAGAGTCTAACCCTGGAATCTATTTGAAAGTACCCTTTGTAGATAAGATGGTTGTTGTTGATAACCGATTGCTACGTTACGATGTTCCAACACAATCTGTACAGGTGAGAGGGGGGGCTTATTACGAAGTAGATGCATTCTTTATTTATCGTATTATGGATCCTAAGTTGTTTTTACAGCGTATTGCTTCAGGGCGTCCACAAATTGCAGCACGTGAAAATCTTGCCCCGCGTTTTATTGATGCTTTGCGGGCAGTTTATGGTAAGAGGGAATTTAGGGCGGCTTTATCAGATGAAAGGGGTGCAATGATGGCTGAGGTGCAACGGCAGTTTTCTGTCGATGCAGGCTCGTTGGGGATTACTATTGTTGATGTGCGTATTCGCAAAACAGATTTAACTGATGCTGTTTCAGAAGATGTTTATCGTCAAATGGCCGCAGAACGTGAAGCTGTAGCGGAAAATATTCGTGCCCGTGGTCAGCAGGAGAGAGATCGTATTGTGGCAGAAGCCAATCGTGAATATGAAGAGATCGTAGCAGCCGCAAGACGTGATGCTGAAATTACGCGTGGTGAAGGTCAAGCTGAAAGTATTCGCCTTTTACTGAGTGCAAGAAATGCTAATCCATCCTTTTACGATTTTTGGTTAGCAATGGAGCAATATAAGAATTTGGAACGCATTCCAATGGTGATTTCACCAAATGAGGATTTCTTTTTCTATTTCCGTAATCCACAGCAAGAAAAGAAAAAAAATTCATCAGCAATGAATATGAGCATCGGTAAAACTGAAACAAAATTGGTGGGAGAGTAG
- a CDS encoding thymidylate synthase has translation MKTYLDLLSHVLEQGFDRTDRTGVGTRSVFGYQMRFDLQAGFPLLTTKKLHLRSIIYELLWFLKGDTNIAWLKEHGVSIWDEWADEKGNLGPVYGYQWRSWPTPDGQYIDQISHLLTMIKETPDSRRLIVSAWNPALIEEMALPPCHCLFQFYVADGKLSCQLYQRSADIFLGLPFNIASYALLTMMIAQVCGLKIGDFVHTLGDAHLYSNHFEQARSQLSRIPNTLPSMRINPAVTDLFSFKFEDFELLNYEAQPHIKAPVAV, from the coding sequence ATGAAAACCTATCTTGATCTTTTATCTCATGTTTTAGAGCAGGGCTTTGACCGGACTGATCGAACCGGTGTTGGGACGCGATCGGTCTTTGGTTATCAGATGCGATTTGATTTACAGGCTGGATTTCCGTTGTTGACAACGAAAAAGTTGCATTTGCGTTCAATCATTTATGAGCTTTTATGGTTTCTTAAAGGTGATACGAATATAGCGTGGTTGAAGGAACATGGTGTATCAATTTGGGATGAATGGGCGGATGAAAAAGGGAATCTTGGTCCTGTCTATGGTTATCAGTGGCGCTCTTGGCCAACGCCTGATGGACAATATATTGATCAGATCAGTCATCTTTTGACTATGATTAAGGAAACACCTGATTCTCGCCGTTTAATTGTCTCAGCGTGGAATCCCGCATTGATAGAGGAAATGGCTCTCCCACCGTGTCATTGTCTTTTTCAATTCTACGTTGCTGATGGAAAATTATCTTGCCAGCTTTATCAACGTTCAGCGGATATTTTTTTAGGTCTTCCATTCAATATTGCTTCTTATGCATTGTTAACAATGATGATTGCACAAGTGTGTGGGCTTAAAATAGGTGATTTTGTTCATACGCTAGGGGATGCGCATCTTTATTCTAATCATTTTGAACAGGCGCGATCTCAATTGTCTCGTATCCCCAATACTTTGCCGTCTATGCGTATCAATCCAGCGGTAACAGATCTTTTTTCTTTTAAATTTGAGGATTTTGAATTGCTTAATTATGAAGCACAACCACATATCAAGGCACCGGTAGCAGTATGA
- a CDS encoding MFS family transporter — protein MKNETTLAPHDTEKRIFAIISSASGNLVEWYDFYAYSFTSIYFASQFFPSDDNVVTQLLKVAGIFFIGFLMRPIGAWLFGFIADRYGRKRSMLISVSMMCCGSFLIAIVPTYETLGITAAFLLLLIRMFQGLSVGGEYGTTATYMSEVALKKHRGLFASFQYATTISGQLLASFIIFILSLYLTEDQLKAWGWRIPFAIGGIAAIVAFYLRRSLHETTTKESRSHQHAGSIQELLRNHKKAFFLVIGFTAGGSLTFYTYTTYMQKYLITTTGFDKHTATTIMTAALFVFVLLQPLFGSLADKIGARASLISWSTLSIICTIPVLKTIGNAHNPWFALLIIIGILCIMSLYTSIAGIIKAELFPASIRAIGVGFSFAIGNALFGGSAEYVAFGLKDLGYESVFPFYIIGMMIIALISILLMPDIDKGGYLKDDEIL, from the coding sequence ATGAAAAATGAAACAACTTTAGCACCACATGATACGGAGAAACGTATCTTCGCTATCATATCCAGCGCATCAGGGAATCTGGTAGAATGGTATGATTTTTATGCTTACTCATTTACGTCGATTTATTTTGCTTCGCAATTCTTTCCTTCAGATGATAATGTTGTTACACAACTGTTAAAAGTCGCCGGAATCTTTTTTATTGGTTTTCTTATGCGCCCAATTGGAGCATGGCTTTTCGGCTTTATTGCTGACCGTTATGGACGCAAACGCTCAATGCTTATTTCGGTTTCTATGATGTGTTGTGGCTCATTTCTCATCGCCATAGTTCCCACCTACGAAACTTTGGGAATAACAGCCGCATTCCTTTTACTTTTAATCCGCATGTTTCAAGGACTTTCCGTTGGTGGTGAATATGGTACAACAGCAACCTATATGAGTGAAGTTGCTCTCAAAAAACATCGTGGACTCTTTGCTTCTTTCCAATATGCTACAACGATCTCAGGGCAACTTCTTGCCAGCTTTATTATCTTTATTTTATCACTTTATCTCACTGAAGATCAATTAAAAGCATGGGGATGGCGTATTCCTTTTGCCATTGGTGGAATAGCAGCAATCGTTGCATTTTATCTGCGTCGTTCGCTTCATGAAACAACCACCAAAGAAAGCCGTTCTCACCAACATGCTGGTAGTATACAGGAGCTTTTACGCAACCACAAAAAAGCTTTCTTTCTGGTTATCGGCTTTACCGCAGGAGGTTCGCTCACATTTTACACCTACACCACTTACATGCAAAAATATCTGATCACAACCACCGGATTTGATAAACACACAGCAACAACAATAATGACCGCGGCACTTTTTGTTTTCGTGTTACTCCAACCCCTCTTTGGTTCTCTAGCTGATAAAATTGGAGCAAGAGCTTCACTCATCAGTTGGAGTACCTTATCGATTATCTGCACAATTCCCGTGCTTAAAACAATTGGTAATGCTCACAATCCATGGTTTGCACTCTTAATCATCATTGGAATACTTTGTATTATGAGTCTTTATACATCTATCGCTGGGATCATAAAAGCAGAACTGTTCCCTGCTTCAATCCGAGCAATCGGCGTTGGATTTTCTTTTGCCATTGGTAATGCACTGTTTGGTGGTTCGGCTGAATATGTAGCATTTGGACTAAAAGATCTTGGATATGAAAGTGTCTTTCCTTTTTATATCATTGGTATGATGATCATTGCACTCATTTCAATTCTCTTAATGCCAGATATAGACAAAGGGGGATATCTTAAAGATGATGAGATTCTTTAA
- a CDS encoding DUF2853 family protein, with protein sequence MINDLADIKLYDKNPDEAAIKRLSHRLALVMKKQDASLVATSDPKELERVEKWVKDVLGADEKSAKTAVTKVAEIMSGDRRKSRMTFYYLVAKQLNALDKI encoded by the coding sequence ATGATCAATGATCTAGCAGATATTAAATTATATGATAAAAATCCCGATGAGGCTGCAATAAAACGACTGAGTCATCGCTTAGCTTTGGTAATGAAAAAGCAGGATGCATCACTTGTTGCGACATCGGATCCAAAAGAGTTAGAGCGTGTTGAAAAATGGGTTAAAGATGTGTTGGGGGCGGATGAGAAAAGTGCTAAAACAGCCGTTACGAAAGTTGCAGAAATAATGTCTGGAGATCGTAGAAAAAGCCGTATGACTTTTTATTATTTAGTCGCCAAACAACTCAACGCGCTTGATAAAATTTAA
- a CDS encoding DUF4169 family protein produces the protein MTNLINLRQFRKQKKRAEQAIHAEERRCHFGRTKAEKLFEQKQSLKTQKFLDQNYLERLEKE, from the coding sequence ATGACTAACCTTATTAATCTTCGTCAGTTTAGAAAACAGAAAAAGCGTGCAGAACAAGCTATCCATGCAGAAGAGAGACGTTGTCATTTTGGCCGAACAAAAGCGGAAAAACTTTTCGAGCAAAAACAATCTTTAAAAACGCAAAAATTTCTTGATCAAAATTACTTAGAGCGCCTAGAAAAAGAATAA
- a CDS encoding SspB family protein yields the protein MVQDQIRYDILVQDALRGVIRKVLSEVSKAGLPGNHHFFITFLTNAPGVKISPRLKGRYPEQMTIVLQHQFRDLSVSETAFEVTLSFKEISEKLVIPFTSIQVFYDPIAAFEAAFDLPSNLVSGESENSENAPSTPIALSDKQKKENAHIKEQNPSTVEDSSNNDTKQSADVVSLDSFRKK from the coding sequence ATGGTTCAAGATCAAATCCGCTACGATATTCTCGTTCAGGATGCGCTTCGTGGGGTTATCCGTAAAGTTTTGTCAGAAGTTTCTAAAGCAGGTCTTCCGGGAAATCACCATTTTTTTATTACTTTTTTGACAAATGCCCCTGGCGTAAAAATCTCTCCTCGGCTCAAAGGCCGTTATCCAGAGCAAATGACAATCGTCTTACAACACCAATTTAGAGATTTAAGTGTTTCGGAAACTGCCTTCGAAGTTACGCTTTCTTTTAAAGAGATTAGCGAGAAACTCGTGATTCCCTTTACTTCTATTCAGGTGTTTTATGATCCTATAGCCGCCTTTGAAGCAGCCTTTGACCTCCCTTCAAACTTGGTTTCTGGAGAAAGTGAAAATTCAGAAAATGCTCCAAGCACACCGATTGCTTTATCAGACAAACAAAAAAAAGAAAACGCACATATAAAAGAACAAAACCCTAGTACAGTTGAGGATTCCTCAAACAATGATACCAAGCAAAGTGCGGATGTTGTTTCTTTAGACTCCTTTCGAAAAAAATAA
- the hflK gene encoding FtsH protease activity modulator HflK, which translates to MPWTNQNGGGPWGGDKSKHGGDKKTSAKNLFGSGGSNGGDNGPSLDDILRKGQNQLKQFGGAGLWGILFLLVVFFWLYQSVYIVQQNEQAVELRFGVPKAGIIGDGLHFHFWPIETYMKVPLTEKTIAIGGQSGQTQQSEGLMLSSDQNIVNVNFSVYYRISHPSQFLFNVNDQEGTVRQVAESAMREVIGSRPVDDVLRDKKEEVADDVRKIIQLTVDKYQLGVEISRVSISEAAPPTKVAAAFNSVQQAEQERGRMIEEGNRVRFTKIGLANGEASRTREIAKGEKAQMVEEARGRAERFQAIVREAEISPEATRYRLYMETMGRILASPNKLVLDKINSPVVPYLPLNELLRGNSSENAKKASLRSTSLLDSRILEGR; encoded by the coding sequence ATGCCCTGGACAAATCAAAATGGTGGTGGCCCGTGGGGTGGCGATAAAAGTAAGCATGGTGGTGACAAAAAAACATCTGCTAAGAATCTCTTTGGTTCTGGTGGCAGCAATGGTGGTGACAATGGTCCCAGTCTTGATGATATTTTGCGCAAAGGGCAAAATCAGCTTAAACAATTTGGTGGAGCTGGTCTCTGGGGGATATTGTTTCTGCTTGTTGTGTTTTTTTGGTTGTATCAGTCAGTTTATATTGTTCAGCAAAATGAGCAAGCCGTAGAGTTGCGTTTTGGTGTTCCTAAAGCAGGAATTATCGGTGATGGTTTGCATTTTCACTTTTGGCCAATTGAGACTTATATGAAAGTACCTTTAACGGAAAAAACAATCGCTATTGGTGGTCAGTCGGGTCAGACACAACAGAGTGAAGGTTTGATGCTTTCAAGTGATCAGAATATTGTGAATGTTAATTTTTCTGTTTATTATCGAATTTCACATCCTAGCCAGTTTCTATTCAATGTGAATGATCAAGAAGGGACCGTTCGTCAGGTTGCTGAGAGCGCAATGCGTGAAGTTATTGGTTCTAGACCTGTTGATGATGTGTTACGTGATAAAAAAGAAGAAGTTGCTGATGATGTGAGAAAAATTATCCAGTTGACCGTGGATAAATATCAACTCGGTGTTGAAATAAGTCGTGTATCGATCAGTGAGGCTGCCCCTCCTACCAAGGTTGCAGCGGCATTTAATTCTGTTCAGCAGGCAGAGCAAGAACGTGGTCGAATGATTGAAGAAGGAAATCGTGTGCGTTTTACAAAAATTGGTTTAGCAAATGGTGAAGCTTCACGCACACGGGAAATCGCAAAGGGTGAAAAGGCACAAATGGTTGAAGAGGCAAGAGGACGCGCCGAGCGTTTTCAAGCTATCGTTCGTGAGGCTGAAATTTCACCAGAGGCTACGCGTTATCGTCTTTATATGGAGACAATGGGGCGTATTCTTGCTTCACCAAATAAATTGGTTCTTGATAAAATAAATTCTCCAGTGGTGCCTTATTTGCCTCTAAACGAGCTGTTGCGTGGTAATTCATCAGAAAACGCGAAAAAAGCCTCATTGCGTTCTACGTCACTCTTGGATTCTCGCATTTTGGAAGGACGCTAA
- a CDS encoding MFS family transporter: MENETTLAPHDTRKRIRAIVSSASGNLVEWYDFYVYSFTSIYFASQFFPSDGDVVMQLLKAAGVFAIGFLMRPIGGWLFGFIADRYGRKRSMLISVFMMCGGSFLIALLPTYETIGAAAGLFLLLLRMLQGLSVGGEYGTTATYMSEIALKNRRGFFSSFQYTTLIGGQLLASLVIFILALYLTGDQLKAWGWRIPFAIGGLGAIVAIYLRRTLHETTTKESRSKKEAGNIVELLSNHGKAFFLVIGFTAGGSLTFYTYTTYMQKYLITTTGFDKHTATTIMTAALFVFMLIQPAFGFLADKIGTRTSLLIWSVLSIIFTIPGLHVIGNTDNTWIALSVIVGMLCIMSFYTSIAGIVKSEMFPASVRAIGVGLSYAIANALFGGSAEYVALGLKDLGYETVFYFYIIGMMVIAFISILLMPDARKGGYLQNDDIH; the protein is encoded by the coding sequence ATGGAAAATGAAACAACTTTAGCGCCACATGATACAAGAAAACGTATCCGAGCTATTGTGTCCAGTGCATCAGGCAATCTAGTAGAATGGTACGACTTTTATGTTTATTCTTTTACATCCATCTACTTTGCATCACAATTCTTTCCCTCTGACGGCGATGTCGTTATGCAACTTTTAAAAGCTGCTGGTGTCTTTGCTATCGGTTTTCTTATGCGCCCAATCGGCGGATGGCTTTTTGGCTTCATTGCTGACCGTTATGGACGCAAACGTTCAATGCTTATTTCGGTTTTTATGATGTGCGGTGGCTCGTTCTTAATCGCCTTACTTCCTACCTATGAAACCATAGGAGCAGCTGCAGGACTTTTTTTACTTTTACTCAGAATGCTTCAGGGACTTTCTGTTGGTGGTGAATACGGTACAACAGCAACCTATATGAGTGAAATCGCCCTTAAAAATCGCCGTGGATTCTTTAGCTCTTTCCAATACACCACATTGATTGGTGGTCAACTTCTAGCCAGCCTTGTTATATTCATTCTAGCCTTGTATCTCACCGGAGATCAGCTAAAAGCATGGGGATGGCGTATCCCATTTGCCATTGGTGGACTAGGAGCAATCGTTGCGATTTATTTACGCCGCACTCTCCACGAAACAACGACCAAAGAAAGTCGTTCTAAGAAAGAAGCCGGTAACATTGTAGAGCTTTTATCCAATCATGGGAAAGCTTTTTTTCTCGTTATTGGTTTTACCGCTGGGGGATCACTTACATTCTATACATATACAACCTATATGCAAAAATATCTCATAACGACTACCGGATTTGATAAGCACACTGCAACAACGATAATGACTGCTGCACTTTTTGTTTTTATGTTAATTCAGCCTGCATTTGGTTTTCTGGCTGATAAAATTGGAACAAGAACGTCACTGCTTATTTGGAGTGTTTTATCTATTATCTTTACAATACCTGGGCTTCATGTGATTGGTAACACCGATAATACATGGATTGCTCTATCCGTCATCGTTGGAATGCTCTGTATTATGAGTTTTTATACATCCATCGCTGGTATTGTAAAATCAGAAATGTTTCCCGCTTCAGTACGGGCAATAGGTGTTGGACTCTCTTATGCCATTGCCAATGCGCTCTTTGGTGGTTCCGCTGAGTATGTCGCACTTGGCTTAAAAGATCTTGGATATGAAACTGTCTTCTATTTTTATATCATTGGCATGATGGTTATTGCATTCATTTCTATTCTCTTAATGCCCGACGCCCGCAAAGGGGGATATCTTCAAAATGATGATATTCATTAA
- a CDS encoding MFS family transporter encodes MKNETTLIQHSARKRVFAIISSASGNLVEWYDFYVYSFASIYFAPQFFPSDGDVVTQFLKTAGIFFIGFLMRPIGSWLFGFIADRYGRKNSMLISILMMCGGSFLIAILPTYETLGRTAAILLLLIRMMQGLSAGGEYGTAATYISEISLKNHRGLFASFQSGTLITGQLLASFIIFILALYLTEDQLRTWGWRIPFAIGGLAAIVALYLRRSLHETTTKESRSRKQTGSLKELLSKHKKAFFVIVIFASGGSLTFYTCTTYMQKYLITTTGFDKHTATTIMTAALFIFILLQPIFGILADKIGTKNLLILWSGLSTLFTIPGLLIIGHTHNPWIALSTILGILCIMSMYTSISGVVKSAMFPASIRALGVGLSHAIGNALLGGSAEYVALGLKNMGHESFFYFYVIVVMIFAFIATLFIPDMSKGGYLQEGETD; translated from the coding sequence ATGAAAAATGAAACAACTTTAATACAACATAGTGCAAGAAAACGTGTCTTCGCTATCATATCCAGCGCATCAGGGAATTTGGTAGAGTGGTATGATTTTTACGTTTATTCATTTGCGTCAATTTACTTTGCGCCACAATTTTTTCCTTCAGATGGCGATGTTGTTACCCAATTTCTAAAAACAGCAGGAATCTTCTTTATTGGTTTTCTGATGCGCCCAATTGGCAGTTGGCTCTTTGGTTTTATTGCTGATCGTTATGGACGCAAAAACTCAATGCTTATCTCTATTCTTATGATGTGTGGGGGGTCTTTTCTCATTGCCATACTTCCCACTTATGAAACTTTAGGAAGAACTGCCGCAATTCTCCTGCTTCTCATTCGAATGATGCAAGGACTTTCAGCCGGTGGTGAATATGGTACAGCGGCAACTTATATTAGCGAAATTTCCCTTAAAAATCATCGTGGTCTCTTTGCTTCTTTCCAATCTGGCACGCTTATTACTGGTCAACTTTTAGCCAGTTTTATTATCTTTATTTTAGCACTTTATCTAACGGAAGACCAATTAAGAACATGGGGCTGGCGTATTCCTTTTGCAATTGGTGGATTAGCAGCAATAGTTGCACTTTATCTACGTCGTTCACTTCATGAAACAACCACGAAAGAAAGCCGTTCTAGGAAACAAACAGGGAGTCTTAAAGAGCTTCTAAGCAAACACAAAAAAGCCTTCTTTGTCATTGTTATCTTCGCCTCAGGAGGATCTCTAACATTTTATACCTGTACGACTTATATGCAAAAATATCTCATCACCACCACCGGATTTGATAAACATACCGCAACAACGATAATGACTGCGGCACTTTTTATTTTCATCCTACTCCAACCCATTTTTGGTATCCTAGCAGATAAAATTGGGACAAAGAATTTGCTTATCCTTTGGAGTGGACTCTCTACTCTTTTTACGATTCCTGGACTTCTTATAATCGGTCACACACATAATCCATGGATTGCGCTGTCAACCATTCTTGGAATACTATGTATTATGAGCATGTATACATCCATCTCTGGTGTTGTAAAATCAGCAATGTTTCCTGCTTCAATACGCGCACTAGGCGTTGGTCTCTCTCATGCTATTGGTAATGCATTACTTGGCGGTTCCGCCGAATATGTAGCACTTGGATTAAAAAATATGGGGCATGAATCATTCTTTTACTTTTACGTAATCGTTGTGATGATCTTTGCATTCATTGCCACCCTCTTTATACCAGATATGAGCAAAGGAGGATATCTTCAAGAAGGCGAAACAGATTAA
- a CDS encoding ribbon-helix-helix domain-containing protein, which produces MHEDNFIDWSKVILRKISVRIDGHATSVSLEQPFLDILKTIAQKKGQSLAFIITDIDSKRPPQVNLSASLRVYALQSVLTQRM; this is translated from the coding sequence ATGCATGAAGATAATTTCATCGATTGGTCAAAAGTGATCTTACGAAAAATATCTGTTCGAATTGATGGACATGCAACAAGCGTATCTTTGGAACAGCCCTTTTTAGACATTCTCAAAACCATAGCGCAAAAAAAGGGACAATCTTTAGCCTTTATTATCACCGATATTGACAGCAAAAGACCGCCACAAGTGAATCTTTCGGCTTCGTTACGCGTTTATGCACTTCAAAGCGTTCTCACCCAACGTATGTGA